One genomic window of Maribacter aquivivus includes the following:
- a CDS encoding YqaE/Pmp3 family membrane protein, which produces MSLIRVLLAIFFPPLAVLGKGCGSFVIVLLLTFCGWVPGVIAALVILNNPN; this is translated from the coding sequence ATGAGTTTAATTAGAGTATTGCTTGCTATATTTTTTCCTCCTTTAGCCGTTTTAGGTAAAGGTTGCGGTTCTTTTGTAATTGTTCTACTTTTGACTTTTTGCGGCTGGGTGCCAGGGGTAATCGCTGCATTAGTTATATTGAATAATCCTAACTAG
- a CDS encoding helix-turn-helix domain-containing protein, whose translation MFRTVFLILILFSCFKGLSQYSFEGQIADEQSGKTIYLSIIEDYRKFGRISMEQILKKTITDSLGYFSFRGNNLNYDNRIYRIHLDDCSDASSNSEHFFGSCEFSKSILFVANNNDTITFPTSFANEALCEITSTNSKSSTFLDIDVLKEEMAFDFNDFRSDANRKLNSKKWFSTLQDFGENLDEPLAELYIFNFLSDKRNDTYNYYLKDISKTNYYNELGERLIAKYPDVAFTNLYLNEIAIDQQLTNGNTPKSNFWKWLLLALLLLSISLNVYFVFKQRNTSRNLQNDSLAKLTEQEHNIVQQILENKTNKEIAAAMFISISTVKTHINNVYKKLEVSSRDEIKQRFP comes from the coding sequence ATGTTCAGAACAGTATTTCTAATCCTTATTCTTTTCTCCTGTTTCAAAGGTTTATCTCAATATAGTTTCGAAGGTCAAATTGCAGATGAGCAAAGCGGAAAGACCATTTACCTATCTATTATTGAAGATTATAGGAAGTTTGGCAGAATTTCAATGGAACAGATTCTTAAAAAAACTATTACCGATTCATTAGGATATTTCAGTTTTAGAGGGAATAACCTTAACTATGACAATAGAATTTACAGAATTCATTTAGATGATTGTTCTGACGCTTCTTCAAATTCTGAACACTTTTTTGGCAGTTGTGAGTTCAGCAAAAGCATACTTTTTGTTGCCAATAATAATGACACCATTACTTTCCCTACTTCTTTTGCAAACGAAGCGCTCTGTGAAATTACCTCAACAAACAGTAAATCATCTACCTTTTTAGATATAGATGTTTTAAAAGAGGAAATGGCTTTCGATTTTAATGACTTTAGAAGTGATGCCAATAGAAAGTTGAATTCTAAAAAGTGGTTCTCTACCTTGCAAGATTTCGGAGAAAATCTAGATGAACCTCTAGCCGAACTCTATATTTTCAACTTTTTATCAGATAAAAGAAATGATACTTATAACTATTACCTAAAAGATATTAGCAAAACTAATTACTATAACGAACTTGGCGAGCGATTAATAGCGAAATATCCAGACGTAGCATTTACCAACCTGTATTTAAATGAAATAGCCATAGATCAACAATTAACAAATGGAAATACACCAAAATCTAATTTCTGGAAATGGTTACTTCTTGCCTTACTCCTACTCTCCATATCGCTGAACGTATACTTTGTTTTCAAACAAAGAAATACTTCAAGAAACTTGCAGAACGATTCTCTTGCGAAGCTGACCGAGCAAGAACATAACATTGTTCAACAAATTCTTGAAAACAAAACCAATAAAGAAATTGCAGCCGCTATGTTTATCAGTATAAGTACCGTAAAGACCCACATTAACAACGTTTACAAGAAATTAGAGGTGTCGTCGAGAGATGAAATAAAGCAGCGCTTCCCATAA